The Streptomyces sp. NBC_01775 genome includes a region encoding these proteins:
- the gatB gene encoding Asp-tRNA(Asn)/Glu-tRNA(Gln) amidotransferase subunit GatB, translating into MTVTELVSYDEALATYDPVMGLEVHVELGTSTKMFCGCSTELGGEANSQVCPTCLGLPGALPVVNKTGVESAIRIGLALHCDIAEWCRFARKNYFYPDMPKNFQTSQYDEPIAFNGYLDVQLEDGEVFRVEIERAHMEEDTGKSTHVGGATGRIHGASHSLLDYNRAGIPLIEIVTKPIEGAGERAPEVAKAYVAELRELIRALGVSEARMEQGQMRCDVNLSLRRRGVAKFGTRSETKNVNSLRSVERAARFEIQRHAAVLDAGGTIVQETRHFHEDEGSTTSGRVKEEAEDYRYFPEPDLVPVAPSREWVEELRGTLPELPRVRRNRLREEWGITEHEMQSVLNAGAVDLIVATVEAGAPADQARKWWMGELARRANEDGVELRALPITPEQVARLSALVAEGSLNDKLARQTIEGVLAGEGTPDEVIDKRGLKIVSDEGALGKAVDEAIEGNPAIAEKIRGGKVAAAGALVGAVMKATRGQADAARVKELILERLGVEG; encoded by the coding sequence GTGACCGTCACCGAACTGGTGTCGTACGACGAGGCGCTCGCCACGTACGACCCCGTCATGGGCCTTGAGGTCCACGTCGAACTCGGCACCAGCACCAAGATGTTCTGCGGCTGTTCGACCGAGCTGGGCGGCGAGGCCAACAGCCAGGTCTGCCCGACCTGCCTCGGCCTGCCCGGCGCCCTGCCCGTTGTCAACAAGACCGGCGTGGAGTCGGCGATCCGCATCGGCCTCGCGCTGCACTGCGACATCGCCGAGTGGTGCCGCTTCGCCCGGAAGAACTACTTCTATCCGGACATGCCGAAGAACTTCCAGACCTCCCAGTACGACGAGCCGATCGCCTTCAACGGCTATCTGGACGTCCAGCTGGAGGACGGCGAGGTCTTCCGCGTGGAGATCGAGCGCGCTCACATGGAGGAGGACACCGGGAAGTCCACGCACGTGGGCGGCGCGACGGGCCGTATCCACGGCGCCTCGCACTCCCTCCTGGACTACAACCGCGCCGGCATCCCGCTCATCGAGATCGTCACCAAGCCCATCGAGGGCGCGGGCGAGCGGGCACCGGAGGTCGCCAAGGCGTACGTCGCCGAGCTGCGCGAGCTGATCAGGGCGCTGGGCGTCTCCGAGGCCCGGATGGAGCAGGGCCAGATGCGCTGCGACGTCAACCTCTCCCTGCGTCGACGGGGTGTGGCGAAGTTCGGCACCCGCAGCGAGACGAAGAACGTGAACTCGCTGCGCAGCGTCGAGCGCGCCGCCCGGTTCGAGATCCAGCGGCACGCGGCCGTGCTCGACGCCGGCGGCACGATCGTCCAGGAGACCCGGCACTTCCACGAGGACGAGGGCTCCACCACCTCCGGCCGGGTCAAGGAGGAGGCGGAGGACTACCGCTACTTCCCCGAGCCCGACCTGGTGCCGGTCGCGCCCTCGCGCGAGTGGGTCGAGGAGCTGCGCGGCACCCTGCCCGAGCTCCCGCGCGTGCGCCGCAACCGGCTGCGCGAGGAGTGGGGCATCACCGAGCACGAGATGCAGTCCGTGCTCAACGCGGGCGCCGTCGACCTGATCGTCGCCACCGTCGAGGCGGGCGCCCCCGCCGACCAGGCCCGCAAGTGGTGGATGGGCGAGCTGGCCCGCCGCGCCAACGAGGACGGCGTGGAGCTGCGCGCGCTGCCCATCACTCCCGAGCAGGTCGCCCGGCTCTCGGCGCTGGTCGCCGAGGGCTCGCTCAACGACAAGCTGGCCCGTCAGACCATCGAGGGCGTGCTCGCGGGCGAGGGCACCCCGGACGAGGTCATCGACAAGCGCGGCCTCAAGATCGTCTCGGATGAGGGTGCGCTCGGCAAGGCCGTGGACGAGGCCATCGAGGGCAACCCCGCCATCGCCGAGAAGATCCGCGGCGGCAAGGTCGCCGCGGCGGGCGCACTGGTCGGCGCGGTCATGAAGGCCACCCGCGGCCAGGCCGACGCCGCGCGCGTGAAGGAGCTGATCCTGGAGAGGCTGGGCGTCGAGGGCTGA
- the gatA gene encoding Asp-tRNA(Asn)/Glu-tRNA(Gln) amidotransferase subunit GatA: MATELIKLSAARLAEKIASGEVTSVEVTEAHLARIEAVDEKVHAFLHVDREGALAQAREVDARRERGEKLGPLAGVPLALKDIFTTEGVPTTVGSKILEGWIPPYDATVTKRLKDAGVVILGKTNMDEFAMGSSTENSAYGPTGNPWDLTRIPGGSGGGSAASLAAYEAPLAIGTDTGGSIRQPAAVTGTVGVKPTYGGVSRYGMVAFSSSLDQGGPCARTVLDAALLHSVIAGHDALDSTSIAQPVPDVVAAARDGQVRGLRVGVVKEFRGEGYQAGVMQRFDEAVELLRELGAEVVELSCPSFTKALAAYYLIAPSECSSNLARFDAMRYGLRVGDDGTHSAEEVTALTRQAGFGDEVKRRVMLGTYALSSGYYDAYYGSAQKVRTLITRDFEKAFEQVDVVVSPTTPTTAFPIGERADDPMAMYLADLCTIPSNLAGNAAMSLPCGLAPEDGLPVGLQIIAPAMADDRLYRVGAAVEAAYQARWGHPLLEEAPSL, from the coding sequence ATGGCCACCGAACTGATCAAGCTGTCGGCAGCCCGGCTCGCCGAGAAGATCGCGAGCGGCGAGGTGACGTCCGTCGAGGTCACCGAGGCGCACCTGGCCCGCATCGAGGCCGTCGACGAGAAGGTGCACGCCTTCCTCCACGTCGACCGCGAGGGCGCGCTCGCCCAGGCGCGCGAGGTCGACGCCCGGCGGGAGCGCGGTGAGAAGCTGGGGCCGCTGGCGGGTGTGCCGCTGGCGCTCAAGGACATCTTCACGACCGAGGGCGTGCCGACGACCGTCGGGTCGAAGATCCTGGAGGGCTGGATTCCGCCCTACGACGCCACGGTCACCAAGCGCCTCAAGGACGCCGGCGTCGTCATCCTCGGCAAGACCAACATGGACGAGTTCGCCATGGGGTCCTCCACCGAGAACAGCGCCTACGGGCCGACGGGCAACCCCTGGGACCTGACCCGTATCCCCGGCGGCTCGGGCGGCGGCTCGGCCGCCTCGCTGGCCGCCTACGAGGCGCCGCTGGCCATCGGCACCGACACCGGCGGCTCGATCCGCCAGCCTGCGGCCGTGACGGGAACGGTCGGCGTGAAGCCGACCTACGGCGGCGTCTCGCGCTACGGCATGGTCGCCTTCTCCTCGTCGCTGGACCAGGGCGGGCCCTGCGCCCGTACGGTGCTGGACGCCGCGCTGCTGCACAGCGTCATCGCGGGGCACGACGCGCTGGATTCGACCTCCATCGCCCAGCCGGTGCCGGACGTCGTCGCCGCCGCGCGGGACGGCCAGGTGCGCGGGCTGCGCGTCGGCGTCGTCAAGGAGTTCCGCGGCGAGGGCTACCAGGCCGGGGTGATGCAGCGCTTCGACGAGGCGGTGGAGCTGCTGCGCGAGCTGGGCGCCGAGGTCGTCGAGCTGTCCTGCCCGTCCTTCACGAAGGCGCTGGCGGCCTACTACCTGATCGCCCCGTCCGAGTGCTCCTCGAACCTGGCCCGCTTCGACGCCATGCGCTACGGCCTGCGCGTCGGTGACGACGGCACGCACTCCGCCGAGGAGGTCACAGCGCTGACCCGGCAGGCGGGCTTCGGTGACGAGGTCAAGCGCCGCGTCATGCTCGGTACCTACGCGCTCAGCTCCGGGTACTACGACGCGTACTACGGCTCCGCGCAGAAGGTGCGTACGCTGATCACGCGTGACTTCGAGAAGGCGTTCGAGCAGGTGGATGTCGTGGTCTCGCCGACCACGCCCACCACGGCCTTCCCGATCGGCGAGCGCGCCGATGACCCGATGGCGATGTACCTCGCCGACCTGTGCACCATCCCGTCCAACCTGGCGGGCAACGCCGCCATGTCCCTGCCGTGCGGGCTCGCCCCGGAGGACGGGCTGCCGGTGGGGCTCCAGATCATCGCCCCCGCCATGGCCGATGACAGGCTCTACCGTGTCGGTGCGGCCGTCGAGGCCGCCTACCAGGCACGTTGGGGGCACCCGCTGCTAGAGGAGGCACCGTCGCTATGA
- a CDS encoding DUF6895 family protein produces the protein MTATRQAAPESRHRAQEADAELLDVLVGESLGWTERNRDCFRLPPDVTTTADPNVTLKPLCELAELTALIASCHPVPALRAQAGRLFSHAWQETREGDLFADLVRGEPQATYPVELYGVFARAGLRNAAVDELMRTTTALRGWQVAREDHTRTLAVLNAEERIGLPLHADFGAELADTGLGRLPEPWLLECRSAYGLTHDAFHLTDWGRERARLSPAAAEYLRLWLPAWVESWLEEQLWDLVGELLAVTAFLPGAPFDAAVWQRLADARTADGALPEQGAPPVPGTSAVDTFYACYHSTLVLSFAATLARTAAPDPAPDPSPAPERETAG, from the coding sequence GTGACCGCCACCCGCCAGGCGGCTCCCGAGAGCCGCCACAGGGCCCAGGAAGCAGACGCGGAACTCCTCGACGTCCTGGTGGGCGAGAGCCTGGGATGGACGGAGCGCAACCGAGACTGCTTCCGTCTGCCGCCGGACGTCACCACCACCGCCGATCCGAACGTGACCCTCAAACCGCTCTGTGAGCTCGCCGAGCTGACAGCGCTGATCGCGTCCTGCCACCCCGTGCCCGCCCTGCGCGCCCAGGCGGGGCGGCTGTTCTCCCACGCCTGGCAGGAGACCCGCGAGGGCGACCTGTTCGCCGACCTCGTGAGGGGGGAGCCGCAGGCCACCTACCCGGTGGAGCTGTACGGCGTCTTCGCTCGGGCCGGGCTGCGCAACGCCGCCGTGGACGAGCTGATGCGGACCACGACCGCGCTGCGCGGCTGGCAGGTCGCGCGCGAGGACCATACCCGGACACTGGCCGTGCTCAACGCCGAGGAGAGGATCGGACTGCCGCTCCACGCCGACTTCGGCGCGGAGCTGGCCGACACCGGCCTGGGCCGGCTGCCGGAGCCCTGGCTGCTGGAGTGCAGATCGGCCTACGGCCTCACCCACGACGCCTTCCACCTCACCGACTGGGGCCGCGAACGGGCCCGGCTCTCCCCCGCAGCGGCGGAGTACCTGCGGCTGTGGCTGCCCGCCTGGGTGGAGAGCTGGCTGGAGGAGCAGTTGTGGGACCTGGTGGGCGAACTGCTGGCCGTCACCGCCTTCCTGCCCGGCGCGCCGTTCGACGCGGCGGTCTGGCAGCGGCTGGCCGACGCCAGGACGGCGGACGGCGCCCTCCCCGAGCAGGGAGCCCCGCCCGTGCCCGGGACCAGCGCCGTGGACACCTTCTACGCCTGCTACCACTCCACCCTCGTCCTGTCGTTCGCCGCCACCTTGGCCCGGACCGCGGCCCCGGACCCGGCCCCGGACCCGAGCCCGGCCCCGGAGAGGGAGACCGCCGGATGA
- a CDS encoding DUF6895 family protein, whose product MTTIAPAPPALLHTVGDRALSWLDAHRDYFRLTEADRARGDALVERLKPIGELAINMRMLFREGVAGSRQRTRAGALLDFAWRELLDGGNVLAAHQHNEPFSPVSLEIYAAFHELDHRHPGLEAALELPRRSTTWQALEMPPCRRLGVLNAERRMGLTPSGDFARATAATWLGHRPEPWTVHLHTAYDITHTVFHLTNWGEDPGGLPEPLADYLRLYLPAWATDWAELEHWDLLGELLIVDACLPRPALDGELWERYAAAQSPTGAMPTWGQMPQGDPSDVFDTVHHPTLVAASASAMATSRSLSAGGT is encoded by the coding sequence ATGACCACGATCGCCCCCGCTCCCCCCGCGCTGCTGCACACCGTCGGCGACCGCGCGCTCAGCTGGCTCGACGCCCATCGCGACTACTTCCGGCTGACCGAGGCGGACCGGGCACGGGGGGATGCCCTGGTGGAACGTCTCAAGCCGATCGGCGAACTGGCGATCAACATGAGGATGCTCTTCCGGGAAGGCGTGGCGGGCAGCCGGCAGCGCACACGGGCCGGGGCGCTGCTGGACTTCGCCTGGCGGGAGTTGCTGGACGGCGGAAACGTGCTGGCCGCGCACCAGCACAACGAGCCGTTCTCCCCCGTGTCCCTGGAGATCTACGCGGCCTTCCACGAACTGGACCACCGGCACCCCGGGCTTGAGGCGGCGCTGGAACTCCCCCGGCGCAGCACCACCTGGCAGGCGCTGGAAATGCCCCCGTGCAGGCGGCTGGGGGTCCTCAACGCGGAGCGCCGGATGGGGCTGACACCCAGCGGCGACTTCGCGCGGGCCACCGCGGCCACCTGGCTCGGCCACCGTCCGGAGCCGTGGACGGTGCATCTGCACACCGCCTACGACATCACCCACACCGTCTTCCACCTAACCAACTGGGGCGAGGATCCGGGCGGCCTGCCGGAGCCGCTCGCCGACTATCTCAGGCTGTATCTGCCCGCCTGGGCGACGGACTGGGCGGAACTCGAACACTGGGACCTGCTGGGCGAGCTCCTCATCGTCGACGCCTGTCTGCCGCGGCCCGCGCTGGACGGAGAGCTGTGGGAGCGGTACGCGGCGGCGCAGTCCCCGACAGGAGCGATGCCGACGTGGGGGCAGATGCCGCAGGGCGACCCGTCCGACGTCTTCGACACCGTGCACCACCCCACGCTGGTCGCCGCTTCCGCGTCCGCCATGGCCACCTCCCGCTCGCTGTCGGCAGGCGGGACATGA
- a CDS encoding serine hydrolase domain-containing protein, producing MTTDRTDQTDRRDRTDRSETALRNRLALEVARLEAPDVVLGVTRRGRRTVVTGGLAPERTTPREALRYELGSLTKTYTVLLLVTLAAEGVLTQDDRLAAHLPPTLRLPHPASRGITLRNLATHTAGLPRIPYDLLPGALLRPSVSGYARYDTGRLLRTFAATRPRHPAGSRWSYSNFGVALLGPALARAAQGTYPALLGTQVLRPLGLTGTTLAPGPTGADAVGYRGDGRTPLPGTDMGAFSAAGAVRATPHDMLGYLEAHLHPAATSLSGPLKEVQVPQLHRGGRRGETHTLAWFQHPAPGGPLLFHAGAVFGQQAFLGYHPASGTGLAAVATRRSRRCPLMPTAYNLLYGLAEEAAA from the coding sequence ATGACGACGGACCGGACGGACCAGACGGACAGGAGAGACCGGACGGACCGTTCCGAGACCGCGCTCAGAAACCGGCTCGCGCTGGAGGTGGCCCGCCTCGAAGCGCCCGACGTGGTGCTCGGCGTCACCCGGCGCGGCAGGCGAACCGTGGTGACCGGCGGTCTGGCGCCCGAACGCACCACCCCCCGGGAGGCGCTGCGCTACGAACTCGGCTCGCTCACCAAGACGTACACCGTGCTGCTGCTGGTCACACTGGCCGCCGAGGGCGTGCTGACCCAGGACGACCGGCTGGCCGCGCATCTGCCGCCCACGCTGCGGCTGCCGCACCCCGCCTCCCGCGGCATCACGCTGCGCAATCTGGCCACGCACACCGCCGGGCTGCCCCGCATTCCCTACGACCTGCTTCCCGGCGCCCTGCTGCGCCCCAGCGTGAGCGGCTACGCCCGCTACGACACCGGCCGGCTGCTGCGCACCTTCGCGGCCACCCGGCCCCGGCACCCGGCGGGAAGCCGCTGGAGCTACTCGAACTTCGGCGTCGCGCTGCTGGGCCCGGCCCTGGCCCGGGCGGCCCAGGGCACGTACCCGGCGCTGCTGGGCACCCAGGTGCTACGGCCCCTCGGGCTGACCGGCACCACACTGGCGCCGGGGCCCACGGGAGCGGACGCCGTGGGCTACCGCGGTGACGGCCGCACCCCGCTGCCCGGCACCGACATGGGCGCCTTCAGCGCGGCGGGGGCCGTGCGGGCCACTCCGCACGACATGCTCGGCTACCTGGAGGCCCATCTGCACCCCGCGGCCACCTCGCTGAGCGGGCCGCTGAAGGAGGTTCAGGTGCCGCAGCTGCACCGGGGCGGGCGGCGCGGTGAGACGCACACCCTGGCCTGGTTCCAGCACCCCGCACCCGGTGGACCGTTGCTCTTCCACGCCGGGGCGGTCTTCGGTCAGCAGGCGTTCCTCGGCTACCACCCGGCATCCGGCACCGGCCTCGCCGCCGTGGCCACCCGCAGATCCCGGCGCTGCCCACTGATGCCGACTGCGTACAACCTGCTGTACGGGCTGGCCGAGGAGGCAGCCGCCTGA
- the gatC gene encoding Asp-tRNA(Asn)/Glu-tRNA(Gln) amidotransferase subunit GatC: MPGISREEVAHLAKLARLELKDEELDHFAGQLDDIIGAVAAVSDVADEDVPPTSHPLPLTNVMRQDEVRPSLTPQQALSGAPAQEQQRFKVPQILGEEA; the protein is encoded by the coding sequence ATGCCTGGCATCTCGCGCGAGGAGGTCGCCCACCTCGCCAAGCTGGCGCGCCTGGAGCTGAAAGACGAAGAGCTCGACCACTTCGCCGGACAGCTCGACGACATCATCGGCGCGGTAGCCGCCGTCTCCGATGTCGCCGACGAGGACGTACCACCGACCTCCCACCCGCTCCCGCTCACCAACGTCATGCGACAGGACGAGGTCCGTCCGTCGCTGACCCCGCAGCAGGCGCTCTCCGGCGCCCCCGCGCAGGAGCAGCAGCGTTTCAAGGTCCCGCAGATCCTGGGGGAGGAGGCATGA